A window from Micromonospora terminaliae encodes these proteins:
- the mqnC gene encoding cyclic dehypoxanthinyl futalosine synthase, with amino-acid sequence MTVSREIDDILQRGADGGRITPEEALLLYTEAPFHPLGEAADAVRRRRYPDNIVTYLIDRNINYTNVCVTACKFCAFYRAPKHKEGWTHPTEEILRRCGEAVELGATQVMLQGGHHPDYGVEYYEELFSAVKQAYPQLAIHSIGPSEILHMAKVSGVSLDEAIARIKAAGLDSIAGAGAEMLPDRPRKAIAPLKESGARWLEVMELAHRQGLESTATMMMGTGETHAERIEHLRMIRDVQDRTGGFRAFIPWTYQPENNHLKGRTQATTLEYLRLIAVARLFFETVPHLQASWLTTGKDVGQLALHMGVDDLGSIMLEENVISSAGARHRSNLHELISMIRTADRIPAQRDTLYNRLAVHHTPADDPSDERVVSHFSSIALPGGGAGKSLPLVEVN; translated from the coding sequence GTGACGGTGAGCCGGGAGATCGACGACATCCTGCAGCGCGGCGCGGACGGCGGGCGGATCACGCCCGAGGAGGCCCTGCTGCTCTACACCGAGGCGCCCTTCCACCCGCTGGGTGAGGCGGCCGACGCGGTGCGCCGGCGGCGCTACCCGGACAACATCGTCACCTACCTGATCGACCGCAACATCAACTACACGAACGTCTGCGTGACGGCGTGCAAGTTCTGCGCCTTCTACCGTGCGCCCAAGCACAAGGAGGGCTGGACCCACCCGACCGAGGAGATCCTGCGGCGGTGCGGCGAGGCGGTCGAGCTGGGCGCCACCCAGGTGATGCTCCAGGGCGGCCACCACCCGGACTACGGCGTGGAGTACTACGAGGAGCTCTTCTCCGCCGTCAAGCAGGCGTACCCGCAGCTCGCCATCCACTCGATCGGGCCGAGCGAGATCCTGCACATGGCCAAGGTCTCCGGGGTGAGCCTGGACGAGGCGATCGCCCGGATCAAGGCCGCCGGGCTGGACTCGATCGCCGGCGCCGGCGCCGAGATGCTGCCGGACCGGCCACGCAAGGCGATCGCGCCGCTCAAGGAGTCCGGCGCGCGCTGGCTGGAGGTCATGGAGCTGGCGCACCGGCAGGGCCTGGAGTCGACGGCGACCATGATGATGGGCACCGGCGAGACCCACGCCGAGCGGATCGAGCACCTGCGGATGATCCGCGACGTGCAGGACCGCACCGGCGGCTTCCGCGCGTTCATCCCGTGGACGTACCAGCCGGAGAACAACCACCTGAAGGGCCGCACCCAGGCGACCACCCTGGAGTACCTGCGGCTGATCGCGGTGGCCCGGCTCTTCTTCGAGACCGTGCCGCACCTGCAGGCGTCGTGGCTGACCACCGGCAAGGACGTCGGTCAGCTCGCCCTGCACATGGGCGTCGACGACCTCGGCTCGATCATGCTCGAGGAGAACGTCATCTCCTCGGCCGGCGCCCGGCACCGCTCGAACCTGCACGAGCTGATCTCGATGATCCGCACCGCCGACCGGATCCCGGCCCAGCGGGACACGCTCTACAACCGGCTCGCGGTTCATCACACCCCGGCCGACGACCCGAGCGACGAGCGGGTGGTCTCGCACTTCTCGTCGATCGCCCTGCCGGGCGGCGGGGCCGGGAAGTCCCTTCCGCTGGTCGAGGTCAACTGA
- the paaC gene encoding 1,2-phenylacetyl-CoA epoxidase subunit PaaC, which yields MSELFDFALALGDDALIAAQRLGEWTSRAPEMEEDIALANIALDQLGAARLLLTYAGELEGAGRDEDALAYLRGDREFRNCLLVELPNGDFAVTMAKLFFLAAYQLPLYTALSGCADERLAAIGAKARKESAYHLDHGSLWVKRLGDGTDESHRRMQDAVDQVWPYTHELFTADPAAPVDPATLRADFDAVVSAVLDEATLTRPADGWAPGGGRAGVHTEHLSYLLAEMQVLHRAHPGAKW from the coding sequence GTGAGCGAGCTGTTCGACTTCGCCCTCGCCCTCGGCGACGACGCGCTGATCGCGGCGCAGCGGCTCGGCGAGTGGACCTCTCGTGCGCCGGAGATGGAGGAGGACATCGCGCTGGCCAACATCGCCCTCGACCAGCTCGGCGCGGCCCGCCTGCTGCTTACGTACGCGGGCGAGCTGGAGGGCGCCGGCCGGGACGAGGACGCGCTGGCCTACCTGCGCGGCGACCGGGAGTTCCGGAACTGCCTCCTGGTCGAGCTGCCCAACGGCGACTTCGCGGTGACGATGGCGAAGCTGTTCTTCCTGGCCGCCTACCAGCTCCCGCTCTACACCGCGCTGAGCGGGTGCGCCGACGAGCGGCTGGCCGCCATCGGGGCGAAGGCGCGCAAGGAGTCGGCGTACCACCTGGACCACGGCTCGCTGTGGGTGAAGCGGCTCGGCGACGGCACCGACGAGTCGCACCGGCGCATGCAGGACGCGGTCGACCAGGTGTGGCCGTACACCCACGAGCTGTTCACCGCGGACCCGGCGGCGCCGGTCGACCCGGCCACCCTGCGGGCCGACTTCGACGCCGTCGTGTCCGCGGTGCTCGACGAGGCGACGCTGACCCGGCCGGCCGACGGCTGGGCACCGGGTGGCGGCCGGGCCGGCGTCCATACCGAACACCTCTCCTACCTGCTGGCCGAGATGCAGGTGCTGCACCGCGCCCACCCGGGGGCGAAGTGGTGA
- the paaB gene encoding 1,2-phenylacetyl-CoA epoxidase subunit PaaB, whose product MSERTERSEGREGMPGQHGMTERTPLWEVFVRARRGLSHTHVGSLHAPDAELALRNARDLYTRRQEGVSIWVVPASAITASSPDEKDAFFDPAADKVYRHPTFYEVPDGVAHL is encoded by the coding sequence ATGAGCGAACGCACCGAGCGAAGCGAGGGCCGTGAGGGCATGCCCGGCCAGCACGGCATGACCGAGCGGACCCCGTTGTGGGAGGTCTTCGTGCGGGCGCGCCGGGGGTTGTCGCACACCCACGTCGGCAGCCTGCACGCCCCCGACGCCGAGCTGGCCCTGCGCAACGCCCGGGACCTCTACACGCGGCGCCAGGAGGGCGTGTCCATCTGGGTGGTGCCGGCGAGCGCGATCACCGCGTCCAGCCCGGACGAGAAGGACGCCTTCTTCGACCCGGCGGCCGACAAGGTCTACCGCCACCCCACCTTCTACGAGGTGCCGGACGGGGTGGCGCACCTGTGA
- the paaE gene encoding 1,2-phenylacetyl-CoA epoxidase subunit PaaE, which translates to MTVTITRPVRRRPVFHPLPVAAVDRLTDDAVAITFAVPEELRETFAFSAGQHLTVRLPAGGGLTGSAGEGGADVRRSYSICSTPDDLARHGRLRIGVREVPGGVFSAYACGGLRGGDTVEVLPPLGHFTSAFAPDRVRHYGAVVAGSGITPVLSLVATALSVEPASTFTLVYGNRTANTVMFAEELADLKDRWPTRLHLVHVLSREMGESALLSGRIDADRLTRLLDTVVPADVIEEWFLCGPYGMVLDAKEVFAGRGVPDSAVHAELFHVDAPPEPIRRPTDEPGAGAEVTIVLDGRSSSFTMGRDERVLDAALKVRGELPYACKGGVCSTCKAKVVAGEVTMARNYALEPDEVAAGYVLTCQSSPVTDKLTIDYDA; encoded by the coding sequence GTGACTGTCACGATCACCCGACCGGTCCGTCGCCGGCCGGTCTTCCACCCGCTGCCCGTCGCCGCCGTCGACCGGCTCACCGACGACGCCGTGGCGATCACCTTCGCCGTGCCCGAGGAGCTGCGGGAGACGTTCGCGTTCTCCGCCGGGCAGCACCTGACCGTGCGGCTTCCCGCCGGAGGCGGGCTCACCGGCTCCGCCGGTGAAGGCGGTGCGGACGTGCGGCGGTCGTACTCGATCTGCTCGACCCCCGACGACCTGGCCCGGCACGGCCGGCTGCGGATCGGGGTGCGCGAGGTTCCCGGCGGCGTTTTCTCGGCGTACGCCTGCGGCGGCCTGCGCGGCGGCGACACGGTCGAGGTGCTGCCCCCGCTCGGGCACTTCACCAGCGCGTTCGCCCCGGACCGGGTCCGCCACTACGGCGCGGTGGTCGCCGGTTCCGGCATCACCCCGGTGCTCTCGCTGGTCGCGACCGCGCTGTCCGTCGAGCCGGCCAGCACCTTCACCCTGGTGTACGGCAACCGCACGGCGAACACGGTGATGTTCGCCGAGGAGCTGGCCGACCTGAAGGACCGCTGGCCGACCCGGCTGCACCTGGTGCACGTGCTCTCCCGGGAGATGGGCGAGTCCGCGCTGCTCTCCGGGCGGATCGACGCCGACCGGCTGACCCGGCTGCTCGACACCGTGGTCCCCGCCGACGTGATCGAGGAGTGGTTCCTCTGCGGTCCGTACGGGATGGTGCTGGACGCCAAGGAGGTGTTCGCCGGCCGGGGCGTGCCCGACTCGGCGGTCCACGCCGAGCTGTTCCACGTCGACGCGCCGCCGGAGCCGATCCGCCGCCCGACCGACGAGCCCGGCGCCGGCGCCGAGGTGACGATCGTGCTGGACGGGCGCTCGTCGAGCTTCACGATGGGCCGTGACGAGCGGGTGCTGGACGCCGCCCTCAAGGTCCGTGGCGAGCTGCCCTACGCCTGCAAGGGCGGGGTCTGCTCGACCTGCAAGGCCAAGGTGGTCGCCGGCGAGGTGACCATGGCCCGCAACTACGCGCTGGAGCCCGACGAGGTGGCCGCCGGCTACGTCCTCACCTGCCAGTCCAGCCCGGTCACCGACAAACTCACCATCGACTACGACGCCTGA
- a CDS encoding menaquinone biosynthetic enzyme MqnA/MqnD family protein: MADRIARPRVGHIQFLNCLPIYWGLMRSGALIDVDLHKDSPDRLNAALVAGDLDIGPISQVEYLRHADELLLLPDLAVGSDGPVLSVNVVSTRPLTELDGARVALGSTSRTGVLLAQLLLAERYGVRPDYFRCPPDLTQMLLEADAGVVIGDVALRALYEAPRKGLAVTDLGQAWREWTGLPMVFAVWAVRRDFAAAHPGRVKEVHEAFLRSRDLCLAELDQVAEAGARWEPFDAETLATYFRTLDFSLGERQVAGLREFARRAAAMGEAPPLPEGGPEFFQG, encoded by the coding sequence ATGGCCGATCGCATCGCCCGCCCCCGGGTGGGGCACATCCAGTTCCTCAACTGCCTGCCCATCTACTGGGGGCTCATGCGGTCCGGCGCGCTGATCGACGTCGACCTGCACAAGGACTCGCCGGACCGGCTGAACGCCGCGCTGGTCGCCGGTGACCTGGACATCGGCCCGATCTCCCAGGTGGAATACCTGCGGCACGCCGACGAGCTGCTGCTCCTGCCGGACCTGGCGGTCGGCAGCGACGGCCCGGTGCTCTCGGTCAACGTGGTCTCCACCCGCCCCCTCACCGAGCTGGACGGCGCCCGGGTGGCGCTCGGCTCCACGTCGCGCACCGGCGTGCTGCTGGCCCAGCTCCTGCTCGCGGAGCGGTACGGGGTACGCCCCGACTACTTCCGCTGCCCGCCGGACCTCACCCAGATGCTGCTCGAGGCCGACGCCGGGGTGGTGATCGGCGACGTGGCGTTGCGCGCGCTCTACGAGGCCCCGCGCAAGGGGCTGGCGGTGACCGACCTCGGGCAGGCCTGGCGCGAGTGGACCGGGCTGCCCATGGTCTTCGCCGTCTGGGCGGTACGCCGCGACTTCGCCGCCGCCCACCCCGGCCGGGTCAAGGAGGTGCACGAGGCGTTCCTGCGCTCACGCGACCTGTGCCTGGCCGAGCTGGACCAGGTGGCCGAGGCCGGGGCTCGCTGGGAGCCGTTCGACGCGGAGACGCTGGCGACCTACTTCCGTACCCTCGACTTCTCCCTCGGCGAGCGGCAGGTGGCCGGCCTGCGCGAGTTCGCCCGCCGCGCCGCGGCGATGGGCGAGGCGCCGCCGCTGCCCGAGGGTGGCCCGGAGTTCTTCCAGGGCTGA
- the paaA gene encoding 1,2-phenylacetyl-CoA epoxidase subunit PaaA: MYGNDFAPPEDGPGGGLLGEVEAAEAALREAAARARRGGPAPDEDLAAYFADVIDADQKIEPRDWMPEAYRKTLIRQIAQHAHSEIIGMQPEGNWISRAPSLKRKAILLAKVQDEAGHGLYLYAAAETLGVSRDELVELLIDGRQKYSSIFNYPTLTWADVGAIGWLVDGAAIVNQVPLCRCSYGPYARAMIRVCKEESFHQRQGYEILHTLAHGTPEQKAMAQDAVDRWWYPSLAMFGPPDGDSTHSAQSMAWKIKRFSNDELRQRFVDMCVQQAEILGLTIPDPDLRWNEQRQAHDYSQPDYDELMQVIKGNGPCNRQRMEHRRRAHADGAWVREAAAAYAAKRNSREKVAA; this comes from the coding sequence ATGTATGGCAATGACTTCGCCCCGCCCGAGGACGGCCCGGGCGGCGGCCTGCTCGGCGAGGTGGAGGCGGCGGAGGCCGCGCTGCGCGAGGCGGCGGCACGCGCCCGGCGCGGTGGGCCGGCGCCGGACGAGGACCTCGCGGCGTACTTCGCGGACGTGATCGACGCCGACCAGAAGATCGAGCCGCGGGACTGGATGCCGGAGGCGTACCGGAAGACGCTGATCCGGCAGATCGCCCAGCACGCGCATTCCGAGATCATCGGCATGCAGCCGGAGGGGAACTGGATCAGCCGGGCCCCCTCGCTCAAGCGCAAGGCGATCCTGCTGGCCAAGGTGCAGGACGAGGCCGGCCACGGCCTCTACCTCTACGCCGCCGCGGAGACGCTCGGCGTCAGCCGCGACGAGCTGGTCGAGCTGCTGATCGACGGCCGGCAGAAGTACAGCTCGATCTTCAACTACCCGACCCTGACCTGGGCCGACGTGGGCGCGATCGGCTGGCTGGTCGACGGCGCCGCGATCGTCAACCAGGTCCCGCTGTGCCGCTGCTCCTACGGCCCCTACGCCCGCGCCATGATCCGGGTCTGCAAGGAGGAGTCGTTCCACCAGCGCCAGGGCTACGAGATCCTGCACACGCTGGCCCACGGCACCCCGGAGCAGAAGGCCATGGCCCAGGACGCGGTGGACCGCTGGTGGTACCCGTCACTGGCCATGTTCGGCCCGCCGGACGGAGATTCGACGCACAGCGCCCAGTCGATGGCCTGGAAGATCAAGCGCTTCTCCAACGACGAGCTGCGCCAGCGCTTCGTGGACATGTGCGTACAGCAGGCGGAGATCCTCGGTCTCACCATCCCCGACCCGGACCTGCGGTGGAACGAGCAGCGGCAGGCCCACGACTACAGCCAGCCCGACTACGACGAGCTGATGCAGGTGATCAAGGGCAACGGACCGTGCAACCGGCAGCGGATGGAGCACCGGCGCCGGGCCCACGCCGACGGCGCCTGGGTGCGGGAGGCCGCCGCGGCGTACGCGGCGAAGCGGAACAGCAGGGAGAAGGTGGCGGCATGA
- a CDS encoding cell wall anchor protein gives MTFLHRSALARAGVVTLLAAGGLGVVAGPAQAADQADLQLIPLSYQLAKGVEEARAKPFKFQVDNTTGTAGAKDVRVTVETKGLKPRKVGVVVPEGCEVDGTEFSCLLGDLAAGTTEDFGIPLFSTGGKGAAGTLRVTISAATADPDLENNTVEHDITVTEPGYDLTTWVQDVYADVQVDGDEAGESGLKPVRPGETAPLDWAVFNDGSRRATGVAYGIALPAGVTFAELPEGCVEQDLGGLATAYCEDGGAVLKPGEYYTAGVRVKVRADVTEPVLRPGFVFASGLDAASGEPEEEPRVASSAQRRTFTETDDGDNTAQFDVFVDLTTQPTPTPTPTAQPTPTAEPTPSGGATASPAPTAGGGAGGGLPVTGVQVGLIGGIGAAILLAGGALLMLSRRRKVVLVTPTDERAED, from the coding sequence ATGACTTTCCTGCACCGATCGGCGCTGGCCCGTGCCGGCGTCGTCACCCTCCTGGCCGCGGGCGGTCTCGGTGTCGTCGCCGGCCCCGCGCAGGCCGCCGACCAGGCCGACCTCCAGCTCATCCCGCTCAGCTACCAGCTGGCCAAGGGCGTCGAGGAGGCCAGGGCCAAGCCCTTCAAGTTCCAGGTGGACAACACCACGGGCACCGCCGGCGCCAAGGACGTCCGGGTCACTGTGGAGACCAAGGGTCTCAAGCCCCGGAAGGTCGGCGTCGTGGTGCCCGAGGGCTGCGAGGTCGACGGCACCGAGTTCTCCTGCCTGCTCGGTGACCTGGCCGCCGGCACCACTGAGGACTTCGGCATCCCGCTCTTCTCCACCGGCGGCAAGGGCGCCGCGGGCACGCTGCGGGTCACCATCAGCGCGGCCACCGCCGATCCCGACCTGGAGAACAACACCGTCGAGCACGACATCACCGTCACCGAGCCCGGCTACGACCTCACCACGTGGGTGCAGGACGTGTACGCGGACGTGCAGGTCGACGGCGACGAGGCCGGTGAGTCCGGCCTGAAGCCGGTGCGGCCGGGCGAGACCGCCCCGCTGGACTGGGCGGTCTTCAACGACGGCAGCCGCCGCGCCACGGGCGTCGCGTACGGCATCGCGCTGCCGGCCGGCGTCACCTTCGCCGAGCTGCCCGAGGGCTGCGTGGAGCAGGACCTGGGCGGCCTGGCCACGGCGTACTGCGAGGACGGTGGCGCGGTGCTGAAGCCGGGCGAGTACTACACCGCCGGTGTCCGGGTGAAGGTCCGCGCGGACGTCACCGAGCCGGTGCTCCGTCCCGGCTTCGTGTTCGCCTCCGGGCTCGACGCCGCCTCCGGCGAGCCCGAGGAGGAGCCCCGGGTGGCCAGCTCGGCGCAGCGGCGCACCTTCACCGAGACCGACGACGGCGACAACACGGCCCAGTTCGACGTCTTCGTCGACCTGACCACGCAGCCCACCCCGACCCCGACCCCGACCGCGCAGCCGACTCCGACCGCGGAGCCGACCCCCAGCGGTGGCGCGACGGCGAGTCCCGCGCCGACCGCGGGCGGTGGTGCCGGCGGCGGCCTCCCGGTGACCGGTGTGCAGGTCGGGCTGATCGGTGGGATCGGCGCGGCCATCCTGCTGGCCGGCGGGGCGCTGCTGATGCTCTCGCGCCGCCGGAAGGTGGTTCTCGTCACGCCGACCGACGAGCGGGCCGAGGACTGA
- the paaD gene encoding 1,2-phenylacetyl-CoA epoxidase subunit PaaD, with protein sequence MTDPRAAVAAVVDPEIRVVTIDELGILRSVDEDPATGRVVVTITPTYTGCPAMDVIRADIRRALAAAGHSDAEVRTVYAPAWSTDWISEGGRAKLAAAGIAPPAPAARGGAVPLTLAVRCPRCGSPETEQVSRFGSTACKALWRCRSCSEPFDHLKAL encoded by the coding sequence GTGACCGACCCCAGGGCGGCCGTGGCGGCGGTGGTGGACCCGGAGATCCGGGTCGTCACCATCGACGAGCTGGGCATCCTGCGGTCGGTGGACGAGGACCCGGCCACCGGCCGGGTGGTCGTCACCATCACCCCCACCTACACCGGCTGCCCGGCCATGGACGTGATCCGGGCGGACATCCGCCGCGCGCTCGCCGCGGCCGGCCACTCCGACGCCGAGGTCCGCACGGTGTACGCCCCGGCGTGGAGCACCGACTGGATCTCCGAGGGCGGCCGGGCCAAGCTGGCCGCCGCCGGCATCGCCCCACCCGCGCCGGCCGCGCGCGGCGGCGCCGTCCCGCTCACCCTGGCCGTCCGCTGCCCGCGCTGCGGCTCCCCGGAGACCGAGCAGGTCAGCCGGTTCGGCTCCACCGCGTGCAAGGCCCTGTGGCGCTGCCGCTCCTGCTCCGAACCCTTCGACCACCTGAAGGCGCTGTGA